The Salarias fasciatus chromosome 12, fSalaFa1.1, whole genome shotgun sequence DNA segment TATGGCCTCCTTGATAGATCAGCTTTAATAGGAAGCCAATGAAAAGTATATTTATCTGCAGAATGTCTCTGTGTCCATTTATATatgtgtaaaaacacaaagcccttgtttttggttttttttttttttttttttttcttaagttttttgcattattaaatACAGTCCAACCAAAATATACAGAGTTTGAGTTAACATCCGGACcattaaactgaaaaatagGAATGTACCTTTTTATGTAACAAAGCCCTTGTTTTTCATGAGTATTGTGAGACACAAAGATATTTttgcttcattaaaaaaaagctatgTTTGCAAAAAATCTCTCCGTAGTTTACATTATGAGACTGTAAACCCAATAATGAAGTTGTAgccatcttcatcttcatagcatctgtgttgttgttgagaTCTGAGACTCGGTGTTCTATACTTCAGGTGATACacgctttttgtttttaataacacACCACTTTTGCAATCTAACCCTGAGTCTGGCTGATATATCAGGAGTCTGGGCCTAAAATTAGCTGCTAAACTAACACTATCTAAAATAAACACCGCTTTGAACATGTGAGTAAGTTGCCTCTCCGTTACAAGTTTTACATGTTTGCTTGCCAGCTCACAATCTTTCCAATTAAAAGATAGCATTGCTGTTATCTTCAGTGAAATCCCTTGCTGAGTTTGATAAACTTGGATCCTTATGAAATATTATTGGATTATTGTGAAAATTAATTGATCCATGACACAATTTTAAACAaccagtttttgcatttttgaacAAGGAAGGAAATGTCAAGTCTTCGCAAGTGAAAAAGTCCAAGTCTGAAGTCATCAAATTTAAGACTCCAGTTTGAACCTGAGTCCAAATAAAAAGAGTCCACAACTCTGCTGAAGAGACATCAGTTAAACTTATGACTTTATTGTGCAAGAAAACTTTGCAGGCATTCAGTGTGAGCAAGTTTCAGTGCTTTTTCTTTCATGACAAACTGTAATCTGTCACATTGATGAGAGAGAACTCCATCCCAGAGAGGTCCGCTGTCTCTCATGCTCGGGCTTCACAGATGTACCTATACGACAGGTTGCAATCAGCATCGTTCCACAGCTTGCGTTTGCGAACGTTAGAGCCATGAAGCTGTCCGCAGTCCTCTCCGTTCTCTCTGTAGTCCCAGTCGTCAGGCTGACCTTCATCCCAGAagctgaacacagacacaggaaacaggagaGCTCGTGAATGTCCCTGAAAACGTCTCTTCCTTGAGCTTCTGTTGCCGTGTGTCTTCACACAGGATGTCCTACGTTTCGGTAGAGCTGAAGTCCGTCCCATCCACCCAGCTCCAGTGTCCTTCATTGTGTCGCTCCACAAGTCCGATCCAGTAGTTGAACCTGATTTCAACAATTTTTGAGATGTAGTCCTAAAAAAGAACAATCAGTCAATATGTTCAGCTATTTCCCAGCCATTCATGTCAGGACTTTGACATACGGACAGGGTGAGGGGACTGCTCGAACCACAAACAAATGGATGCATAAGAAATGTGAAAACCTCACCAGTTCATCCATATCATTCACAACCAGCAGGTGCCCTCCCTCTTCCTTgcacagctgctctgctctgctccattTAACTTCAGACCTTGACAGCAGATAGCAGCTTCTCTGGAAAGACGACCATCCGTTCCTACACGCTCCTGGTTTGGtgatttaagaaaaacaaactgaaacatcaAATATTTACAGCTCTCTAAATCACAGAATAAAAGTTTTTACCTCTATCTGGGGCAATTTCATCCACTAACACCTCCTGCACGGCTGTTAGAgtagaaaacagagaaaatgagatGGATGTTTGATGTATCATTACATTTGGTCGATTTGCTCTAACCTGCACTGGCTGATGAAACTGCTCCTCCGTGGCTGATTCTCTCCATGTGATGTCTGATGTTAGCGATATCCTTGTTTAACTGGGAGACTTGAACACGAGCAAATGGTCAGACGGCAGTCTGCTAATTAGACACCAGTAAGCGTGACTTTCCTTTGAATACATACATCTTATCCCGACGACcatcagcaggatgagcagcagcagcaccaagaTGCCATACAGGACATAAATCACTGTCTTCTTCATGCCTGTGAACACTGACGGACAATTCTGTCATGCATGATGTCCGACAGTAAACAAATAcagtataaataaaaaaatatatacaaacacTTCAGCTGTCGTCTCTGACATTACCTGTGTGAGTAGTGACGTTCTGCTCTGCAAAATTAGACTCGCTCTCAGATGATCCAAACTGGCGATACTGAGTGTCCATAACTGGAAGGAATCAACTTGTTGTgaagggatttttttcccttgaaactATTATTGCCATAGCTTGATATTATCTGCATTCATACTGGTataattaactttttttctttcttttttttttaagttttgggTGGTAATCAATATTTTCAGTCCAAAGACTAATTCAAAATGAAGCGTGAGATAAGAG contains these protein-coding regions:
- the LOC115398355 gene encoding hepatic lectin-like; translation: MDTQYRQFGSSESESNFAEQNVTTHTVFTGMKKTVIYVLYGILVLLLLILLMVVGIRFSQLNKDIANIRHHMERISHGGAVSSASAAVQEVLVDEIAPDRGACRNGWSSFQRSCYLLSRSEVKWSRAEQLCKEEGGHLLVVNDMDELDYISKIVEIRFNYWIGLVERHNEGHWSWVDGTDFSSTETFWDEGQPDDWDYRENGEDCGQLHGSNVRKRKLWNDADCNLSYRYICEARA